From a single Bradyrhizobium sediminis genomic region:
- a CDS encoding zinc-finger domain-containing protein, translating into MSDHVVPHFHNDAGVPVIEIGSQEFMCVGANPPFDHPHVFLDLGNDNEIICPYCSTLYRYATDLEAGEARPPECVLKVA; encoded by the coding sequence ATGTCCGACCATGTCGTCCCGCACTTCCACAATGACGCCGGCGTTCCGGTCATCGAGATCGGCTCGCAGGAGTTCATGTGCGTCGGCGCCAATCCGCCGTTCGATCACCCGCATGTCTTCCTCGATCTCGGCAACGACAACGAAATCATCTGCCCCTATTGCTCGACCCTGTACCGCTACGCCACCGACCTCGAGGCCGGCGAGGCCCGGCCGCCGGAGTGCGTGCTGAAGGTCGCCTGA